The window ATCCACCGCCGGCAACGGACTCACCCGCGGCTCGAGCAGCAGCACCTTCGACGACACGGCGTTCTGAAGCCCGACCAGACGATGGCTCGCCCGATCCACGACCATGTCGCCGAAATAGTCGGTGGGTCCGACGGGGCCAGCGCCGAGGGTGGTGAGATTGTCACCGCGAAGTGCCACGATTCCGGCCGTGTCCTCAGCGGCGTTGACGACATACACCACGTGGCGGTTGGGATCCCCGACGAGGTCGGACATCGGGCTCGCGAACGATTCCGACACGGCCGTCCGGATCATGGTTGCCGTATCGAATATCTGGATCTCAAAGCCGAAAGCTGCCTTGCCCGCCACCGCCAGCCGCCCGTCGATGATCCGGACGAGCGACGGCGCGCCCTCGAGCTGCGACCTGGTCCACGACCCGTCCGGCTTGATCGCGTCGAGGGAGGAATCGTCGGCGTTCGCGACGTAGGCGGTCTGCGTCGCCTGGTCGACGGTGATGTCCCGCGGTCTCACACCGGTGGCGATGCTCTGGTTCGAGCCGTCGTCGAGATCGACGATGCTGACGTTGCTCGGCGACACGTTCGCGACGAAGACACGGTGGGACTTCTCGTCAACCGCAAGAGCTGTAGCCCCTCGCCCACCTGTCGCGACGCGGGAGACGACCTTCATCGACGCGGAGTCGACCACCACGAGTTCGTCAGCCCCTGAGCTGTTGTCCACCACGTAGACCTCGTGCGTGTTTTCGTTGACCGTCAATCCGTTGATCCACCCGGCTGTCGTCCCGACGACGACGGTGCCGGCGGGAGTGAGCTCGCCAGCAGAGACGTCATACGCCCGAACCATCCGGTTACGCACGTCGAGGACGAAGGCCTTCCGGACGACGTTGTCTATTGCCAAGCCATAGAGCTCGTCGCTGCCGGGCTCGACGGTGTCGAGGACGTCGAAGCGGGCGCTCGAGCGCGCGGCATCGTCCGAAGCCGAGGCCGAAGCCGGGGCCGCCTCCGCCGACAGGGCTGCGCCAGAGAGCAGCGCGGCGACGACGGTGAACGAGAGCGCACGGAGGAGGGGCTTCATGACCCGATGCTACCGCAGAAGTGAGGTTATGTCAGGAGTCGAAGGCTGCGGCGGCCGCGCGGGCCTCGTAGGCGACCGTGGCGAGGTCGTCGCCCGAGACCGTGACGTGACCGATCTTGCGGCCGGGGCGCGGGGGCTTGCCGTAGAGGTGCAGCTTCGCCGTGGGCTGGGCCGCGGCGGCTGCGCGCAGCGGGGTGTCGAGGTCGCCGGAGGCGGGCCCGCCGAGGATGTTCACCATGACCGACCAGGGCGCCGTGTGCCCGGTCGCGCCGAAGGGAAGGTCGAGCACCGCCCGCAGGTGCTGCTCGAACTGGCTGGTGGTCGAGCCGTCGATGGTCCAGTGGCCGGTGTTGTGCGGCCGCATCGCCAGCTCGTTCACCAGGATGCGCTCGTCGAGCGTCTCGAACAGCTCCACAGCGAGCACCCCCGTGACACCCAGCGACTCGGCGATCGTGGTGCCGATCTGCGCGGCCACGGCGGCGAGCCGCGGCGACCCGCCCGGCGCCGGGGCGAGCACCTCGGCGCACACCCCGTCCCGCTGGATCGACTCCACCACGGGCCACAGCGTCACGTCGCCCGAGGGCCGGCGCGCCACGAGCTGGGACAGCTCGCGCTTGAAGTCCACGAGCTCCTCCGCGAGGAGCGGGTCGTCGCCGAACCAGTCCGCGACCTGCGCCGCCGACGAGACGACGCGCACGCCCTTGCCGTCATACCCGCCTCGAGCGGTCTTGACGACGGCCCGCCCACCGTGGGCGTCGATGAACGCGTCGAGGTCGGCGGAGTCGGCGACCGAGGCCCACGAAGGCACCGGTACACCCAACGAAGCGAGCCTGGCGCGCATGAGCAGCTTGTCCTGGGCGTACTGCAGAGCATCCGGCCCAGGATGCACGGCCACACCCGCCGCGACGAGCCCCTGCAGCACGGCCTGGGGCACGTGCTCGTGGTCGAAGGTGACCACGTCGACCCCCCTCGCGAACGAGAGCACCGTCTCGAGGTCGGTGTAGTCCCCGACCGCGGTCGCGGCGATGGACGCCGACATGCCCTCGGCCTCGGCCAGCACACGGATGTCGATCCCCAGCTCGATCGCCGGCGGGATCATCATCCGCGCGAGCTGTCCGCCACCGATCACACCCACACGAAGAGTCACGGATTCAGCCTAGCGGCGGCCCACCACCGAACGGGCCGGGGTACGACCCCGGGAACGCCGGCAGCCGCGACGGCGGCGGCGTGTGCTCGGTCAGCTCGTCCAGCAGCGCCGCCACGAGCTTCGCCGACGGCACGTCGTGCAGCTCGAGCGTCAGCTCCGACCCCGACTCCACCAGCACGTTCCCCGTGGCGAACGCCGCCTGCACCGGGTTCCGCCGCAGCCGCACCGCCGTCACCCGCGAGAGCCAGAGGTCGTGCCGGTGCCGGTTCACGAGCCCCCGCCGCGCGATGATCCGCCGCGTCGTGATCGTGTACCGGTGCCCGAGCCAGACGAGGAACGGCAGCAGTGTGCCGACCACCACGAGAAGAACAGCACCGCCCAGGGCGGCCTGGTTCTGCCATTCCTCCGCGAACCGCCCGCCGAACCAGCCGTACGCCGTCGCCGTCGCGAACAGCAGCAGCACGGGCACCGTCAGCCGTCGCGCGTGCGGCCGCACCCGGGCGAGCACGAGCTCCCGAGGCGGCTCGACGGTCGTGGGGTCGGGCCGGGACATCCCGCCATTGTCACCCCCGAAGGCCCCGATCAGCCGTCGCGGAGCCGGAGGTGCGTCACATCGCCCGCCGCGACCACGAGCGGCGAGCCGTCGTCGGTGGCGACCACGAGCCGTCCGTCGTCGTCGATCGCGGTCGCCGTCCCGGTGCGCACGGCCCCGCCCGGCAGCTCGACCCGCACGGCCCGGCCGAGGGTCGCCGACGTCGACGCGAGCTCGTCGAGCAGCCCCGAGTCGCGCGCCGATCCGCCTGCCGACTCCCAGGCCGAGAACAGTGCGACGAGCTCGCGCAGGTACGCCGAGAGCACCGCATCCGCACCCAGCGACGACGCCGGCGCGCCCGCCAGCACGAGCGACGTCGCCGTCGGCACCGGCAGCTCGTCGGCGGCCAGGGTCAGGTTGATGCCCGCCCCGATCACGAGGCCCCGAGCATCCGGAAGCAGCTCACCCAGGATGCCCGACACCTTCGACCCCCCGATCAGCACGTCGTTCGGCCATTTCAGGGCGACCGGATGCCCGGGCAGCAGCCCCGCGACGGCGCGACGCACCGCGGCCCCCGCGAGCAGCGGCAGCGTGCCCCAGAGCGCCGTGTCGGCGCGGGGCCGAAGCAGCACCGACACGGCGAGCGCCTTCCCCGCCGGAGCCGACCACGTGCGCCCGAGCCGCCCCCGCCCGCTCACCTGGTCGTCGGTCGCCACCACGGCGAACGACGGCCACGCCGCGGCGGAGGGTCCGGAGGCGGCGAGCACCAGCACCTCGTTCGTCGACCCCGCCCGCTCCATCCACTCGAGGCGCGGGACGAGGGCACGGGAGAGCGGCAGATCCATCCCCCCAAACTACGGCCTGCCACCGACAGCCCGGGTTTCTGTAGCTTTCGTCAACCGAAGAGCCGTAGGGCTGGCCGGTAGAGTGAACCGCGTGAGTGAAGACGTGACGACGCAGCCCGATATGTACACCACGGCGGGCAAGCTGGCCGACCTGAAGAACCGCTATCACGAAGCCGTGACCGCGTCGGGCGAGGCGGCCATCGAGAAGCAGCACAAGCGCGGCAAGAAGACGGCCCGCGAGCGCATCGAGCAGCTGCTCGACCACGGCTCCTTCGTCGAGATCGACGAGTTCGTGCGGCACCGCACGCACGCCTTCGGCATGGAGAAGTCGCG of the Herbiconiux flava genome contains:
- a CDS encoding biotin--[acetyl-CoA-carboxylase] ligase yields the protein MDLPLSRALVPRLEWMERAGSTNEVLVLAASGPSAAAWPSFAVVATDDQVSGRGRLGRTWSAPAGKALAVSVLLRPRADTALWGTLPLLAGAAVRRAVAGLLPGHPVALKWPNDVLIGGSKVSGILGELLPDARGLVIGAGINLTLAADELPVPTATSLVLAGAPASSLGADAVLSAYLRELVALFSAWESAGGSARDSGLLDELASTSATLGRAVRVELPGGAVRTGTATAIDDDGRLVVATDDGSPLVVAAGDVTHLRLRDG
- a CDS encoding 5-(carboxyamino)imidazole ribonucleotide synthase; amino-acid sequence: MTLRVGVIGGGQLARMMIPPAIELGIDIRVLAEAEGMSASIAATAVGDYTDLETVLSFARGVDVVTFDHEHVPQAVLQGLVAAGVAVHPGPDALQYAQDKLLMRARLASLGVPVPSWASVADSADLDAFIDAHGGRAVVKTARGGYDGKGVRVVSSAAQVADWFGDDPLLAEELVDFKRELSQLVARRPSGDVTLWPVVESIQRDGVCAEVLAPAPGGSPRLAAVAAQIGTTIAESLGVTGVLAVELFETLDERILVNELAMRPHNTGHWTIDGSTTSQFEQHLRAVLDLPFGATGHTAPWSVMVNILGGPASGDLDTPLRAAAAAQPTAKLHLYGKPPRPGRKIGHVTVSGDDLATVAYEARAAAAAFDS
- a CDS encoding PH domain-containing protein; this translates as MSRPDPTTVEPPRELVLARVRPHARRLTVPVLLLFATATAYGWFGGRFAEEWQNQAALGGAVLLVVVGTLLPFLVWLGHRYTITTRRIIARRGLVNRHRHDLWLSRVTAVRLRRNPVQAAFATGNVLVESGSELTLELHDVPSAKLVAALLDELTEHTPPPSRLPAFPGSYPGPFGGGPPLG
- a CDS encoding cell wall-binding repeat-containing protein, encoding MKPLLRALSFTVVAALLSGAALSAEAAPASASASDDAARSSARFDVLDTVEPGSDELYGLAIDNVVRKAFVLDVRNRMVRAYDVSAGELTPAGTVVVGTTAGWINGLTVNENTHEVYVVDNSSGADELVVVDSASMKVVSRVATGGRGATALAVDEKSHRVFVANVSPSNVSIVDLDDGSNQSIATGVRPRDITVDQATQTAYVANADDSSLDAIKPDGSWTRSQLEGAPSLVRIIDGRLAVAGKAAFGFEIQIFDTATMIRTAVSESFASPMSDLVGDPNRHVVYVVNAAEDTAGIVALRGDNLTTLGAGPVGPTDYFGDMVVDRASHRLVGLQNAVSSKVLLLEPRVSPLPAVDRVGGADRFAVAAGVSRDTFESGAAPVAYVASGEVFADALSGAAAAGLAGGPVLLVTRDGVPTATADELRRLRPGRIVVLGGTAAVSAGVERALGEFGPVSRIGGPDRFAVSAAISAKAFPDGATYAYLASGETFPDALSASPLTGREKGPVLLTQKNALPTAVGTEIGRLKAQYVYVLGGEQAVSAAVVAEVEKQATVIRIDGPDRFAVAAAASKRSFRPHTYTVYVASGQAFPDALAGGPAAIVGGAPVLLVTKDGVPGPVAAELERLAPYRIVLLGGPNAVSETVKTQLESYLPD